Below is a window of Thermodesulfitimonas autotrophica DNA.
GCCAATCCCTTAGCACCGAAAAGAGCCGCGTAGCGGGTAAGCTCGTCAATCTCCCGGCGGCTGAAGGAGGCTGCGCCGGGAACCGCAATTCCCTTGACGCAACCACCGGCGGCAACCGCCCCCGCAAAAACCTTGAACTCGCTGCCGGCAACGAGATCCGAAACGTCCGTAAGCCTCATCCCGTAACGGAGGTCAGGCTTATCAGTACCGTAAAACTCCATCGCGTCCGCGTAAGTAAGGCGCGGGAAAGGAGTTTTTACTTCAACCCCCGCCACTTCCCGGCAGACCGCAGCAATGAGCGCCTCGCTCAGCGACAGCACGTCGTCCACATCGACGAAAGACATCTCGATATCGATCTGGGTGAACTCGGGCTGCCGGTCGGCACGAAGATCCTCGTCCCGAAAACAGCGCACAATCTGGAAGTAGCGGTCCATCCCGGCCACCATCAGGATCTGCTTGAAAAGCTGGGGAGACTGCGGCAAAGCATAAAAACGTCCCGGGTTCACCCTACTCGGTACTAAATAATCGCGCGCTCCTTCCGGCGTGCTCTTGGTGAGCATAGGCGTCTCAATCTCCCAGAAGCCGTGCGCGTCTAAGAAATCACGCACCGCTTTTGCCGCCCGGTGGCGCATCCGGATCGCTTCCTGCATCTCCGGCCGGCGCAGGTCCAGGTACCGGTAACGAAGCCGCAGGTCCTCGTCAACGTTAATCTCGTCCTCGATCAAGAAGGGCGGCGTTTTGGCCCGGTTGAGAATATTACAGGCGGTTGCGTAAACCTCCACTTCCCCGGTTTTAAGCCTGGGGTTTTCCGTTCCCGGAGGCCGCCTGCGGACCTCGCCCTCGACCCGCAAAACATACTCACCCCGGACCGCTTCCGCTATCTTAAACGCTTCCGCGCTGACCTCCGGGCTGAAGACCACTTGCACAATCCCCTCGCGGTCCCGAAGATCGATAAAGATGAGACCGCCGTGGTCCCGCCGCCGGTGGACCCATCCGGCCAGAATAACCTTTCTCCCAACGTCTCGCGCCGCCAAATCCCCACAATAGTCACTACGGTATACTTGCAGTCCCATCACTACCAAGATCCTCCTGCTCTTTTTGCCAGATAGCGCCGCCAGATTCAAAAATCCTCGGGCGTCCGTCCTTCACTGCCCCAGGCGCTCTTTAAGCCACGAAACAAGCGCCACCTCCGGAACCTCCACCTGTTCCCCTGTTTCCATGGCGCGCACGGAGACATTGCCCCGGTCGAGTTCCTCCTCGCCGACGATAACCACCCATCGCGCGGCGCGCTTGTTTGCCTGTTTCAGCTGTCCCTTGAGCCCCCGCCCGCTGTAATCCCGCTCCGTCGCGATCCCGGCAGCCCGGAGCCGCCGGAGAATTGCGGGGACACGCCCGGCTGCCCTCTCCCCCGCAAAGGCAACAAAGACCTCTGGCGCGGCCGCCCCGGGCAGCTCTACCCCCTGCTCCGCAAGCGCAAGCAGGGTCCGCTCTAACCCGACCGCAAACCCGACTCCGGGAGTAGGCGGCCCACCGCACGTCTCGACGAGCTTATCGTAACGGCCGCCGCCGCCGATCGCGCTCTGGGCACCGATTCCGGGAACCAGAACCTCAAAAGCGGTGCCCGTGTAGTAGTCAAGGCCCCGCACGAGACGCCCGTTAACCAAAAAACTTACCCCGCAGGCAGCAAGCTCCTTCTGAACCGCGGCGAAATGGCTCCGGCACCCGCCGCAGAGGAAATCAAGCGGGACCGGCGCCTCCTTGAGGAGCTCTCGGCAGCCTTCCTCCTTACAGTCGAGGATCCGGAGGGGATTCCGCTCCACCCGCTCAAGGCAGTGGGAGCAAAGCCCGCCGGCTTTACCCCGAAAATATTCCCGGAGCGCAGCGACCAAGGCCTGGCGGCAAGACATACAGCCGACGCTGTTGATTTCTAACTGTAGCCCCCGCAGTCCCACCCGGGCGTAAAAATCCATCAAGAGGCAAATCACCTCGGCATCAGCCACCGGCTCGGCCGTGCCGAAGACTTCCGCCCCGAACTGGTGAAACTGCCGGTAACGTCCCGTCTGGGGGCGGTCGTAGCGGAACATCGGCCCAACGTAGTAAAGTTTCACCGGCTGTGGCCACTTGTGAAGCCCGTTTTCGATGAAAGCCCGGACCACTCCCGCCGTTCCCTCCGGCCGCAGGGTGAGGCTCCTGCCCCGGCGGTCCCGGAAGGAGTACATCTCTTTCATCACGATGTCGGTATCCTCACCCACGCCCCGTTGAAAAAGCTCGGTGAATTCAAAGATGGGCGTTCTTATTTCCCGGTAGCCGTAAACCCTGGTAAGCTCGCGAATCACCCGCTCCAGGTACTGCCACCGCTCCGTCTCTCCCGGAAGGATATCGGCCACACCCCGCGGCTTCTTCACCGTCTGAAAACCCCTTAGCAATTCTTGATTCCAAAACTAAAGAAACCCGCATCCGTCAGCGGGTAAAGGCTCTTTCCGAGGCCACCCGGCCAAAGTAATTTTACCACCGCCCGGTGCAAGTTGCAACGCAAGCGGCTTTTCTTGGTGCTATTCTGGTTATTTTTCTAAAACCGAAGGCATAAAAATCTTTCAGGGAATACGACCAACACCAGAGACGAGGTGGGCATATGGGTCTGGAACTTGAAAAGGAACGGTCCCGGGGGCTGAACCTTATTGCCATCGGCCGCGGCACTTTGATGGGCGCCGTTGCCTCGCTCACCGGAACCCTGCTTATGGCGGCCCTCTTTTATTTCACCAGCCTCTCCGAGAGGACCTTTCCTTACATCGTTTCCTTTGTACTCTTCCTCAGCGGCATGCTCGGGGGCAGCCTTGCCGCAAGGTCTGCCGGCAACCGCGGGCTCATTCACGGCCTTGCCGCCGGGACGGCCCTTTTCCTTCTGCTGTGGCTCGCCGCGGTGGCCGTCCTGCCCGGCCCCGTAACTTCCGGGATGCTCCTCAAAAAGTTCTTCCTCCTCGCCTCGGGCGGTGCGCTCGGTGGCTTTCTCGGTATTGCCCTGCTGCCGTAAAAATCACCGCAGCTGGTAAATACCGTCGGGGAAATTGGTAAGCCGCTCCACCCCGTTTGCGGTCACAACTACCGTATTTTCGATGCCCACCGCCCCTTCACCCGGAAAGACAAACTTCGGCTCAAGCGCAAAAACCATCCCGGGCGCCAGCGTCTCCTCGACCCCCGCGGCGAGCACAGGAAGCTCGTTGAGTTCAAGACCAACGCCGTGGCCGATAAAACGGACCGGTTGCCGCCAGCCCTGAAAATTATCCGCCAAGTCCGCCTTCCGGGCCATTGCCACCGCCAGTTCGTAGAGCGCCCCGCCCGTAACACCCGGACGAACAGCCTCCAGAACCGCCGCCTGGATCTCCAGCGCTACGGCGTGGGCCCGCGCCAGCCGCCCGCTCAGTTCCCCGATCACGAAAACGCGCGTCGCGTCGGTGATGTAACCGCGGTAGGCGAAGCCGTAATCGACATAGAGCGGTTCATCGGCTTTAAGCCGCCGCCAGCCGGCACCAAACGCGAAGCTCGGGTCAAGACCCAGCCCGGAAACCGGCCCATCAAAGGAGGACGGCGCCGCCCCGCTTGGTCCCGTAAGCAAGTGCCCCATGAAGAAATCATAGTTCATCCCGCGAAACCGCACCAGACCCTGGTGCCCGAGCCGCCGCGCTTCCCCCTCAAGAAGACCCGCCATCTCCACCTCCGTCCGGCCCACTTCAGCCACCCGCGGCACAGTAGCAAGCATCTGGTCCAGGCGGCGGCCGCTCTCCGCCAGAATTTCAATCTCGTAGGGCGACTTTACCGCCCGCTGTTGGCGGATGAATCCGGAGACGTCGACAAAGCGGGTACCTGGAAACAGTTTCTGGTAGCGCAGATAAATGCTCACCGGCAGGACGTCGCACTCACACCCCAGAACCTCCGGCACTGGCAGGCCGAAGCCGCTGAGGATCCCGGGAATCTCGCCGAAACGCCGCAAGGGCACCACGTTTTTCAGCGCCGCCGTCAGGCGCGCCTGCTCGTAATCCCGGCGGACCATGAAAACCGGCTCTCCTTCCGCCGGAATATAGAGGTGCCCGCTCTGGCAGGTCCCGGAGTAGTAGAGGATGTCCGCGCTTTGAGTCAGAAGCGCCGCCGTGATGCCCTCAGCCTGCAGGCGCCGCTGGAGTCCCTGCACGCGCCGGTAAACTTCCCCCTGGAGCAACTCTTCCGGCAAAGAAGATCCCCTCCACAGCCATTTGGAAACAGTATAAGAAAATGACTCGCAAAAGTAAATAGCCGGAAATGAAAAGGAGGATTTTGGGCAATTTTGTCGAATTTTTTACTTTAAGCCCGTCACGGAGGTGAGCGCCTTGTCGGAAAGCCAGTTAGTGGAACCCGGGGTGGCATGGGTTAAGGACGGAAAAGTTTTTGTCCGTGATCCGGGAGAGAATGGCCCGCCAGCCCTTATTTCCCCTGGCCAGGGCATTCGCCTGATCGTCAACGGCACCGAACAGCAGGGGTTAACGCCCGTTTACGAAAAAGACAAAATCGAAATCATCCCTGAAACGCATGAGGAGCCCGGGAGGATTGCGGTCCTGGTCGCCCCAACCAAATTCAAGGCCTACCTTGACGTCCGCCTGACGAAACGCACTACCTACCGGCTCGCCGATACCGAGCCCCAGCAAAACCTTGTTTTAGAAGCGGTGCCGGTAACCGAAGAACTGATGCCGCTCGACAAAGAGGGACTCTACCGCCTCCTCGCGGAAAACCGCGTCACCCACGGGATTTTGGAAGCGGCGCTTGCCTCCCTCTACGAAAAACCTACCAACGGACGCCTCCTCATCGCCGAAGGGAAAAGCCCCGAACCGCCGGTCGATGAAAAAGTCCTGATCACCTGTTGCATAGATGGCGAAGCCAGACCGGTAATTCTCGAAAACGGAACGGCCGACTACCGTAACCTGGGCCGCTTCCCTTCCGTGGAAGCAGGGGCCGTCCTGGCGGTCAAGCAACCCGGGATACCCGGGAAACCCGGCTTCCGCGTCGACGGCGAACCCGTTCAACCGCCGCCGAAGACCGTTGAGTTAGAGGCAGGCCCGGGCGCTACCCTTTCCCCCGACGCCAAATCCGTAATAGCGACAGTGAGCGGCCGGCCGGTCATCCGCCAGGCGGGTAACCGTTATCTATGTTCGGTAGAACCCTACCTTAAAATCAAGGGTGATGTAAACCTCGAAACCGGTCACATAATCTTTAAGGGCGACGTCGAAATCGCCGGTAGCGTGCGCGAAGCGATGCGGGTGGAGGCCGCCGGAAAGGTTTTCGTCGGCGGCGAGGTTGCTGAAGCAACCATCGTCGCCGAAGGCGATGTCATTGCCCGGAGCATCATCGGCAGCACGGTCCGGGCAGGCGGCCCGAAAGTGTACTATGAAAAGGTCAGGCAAACAGTCACCGAAGTAGCGCAGCTTTTAACCCAGGCGTTGCGAAATGTGGAGCCGGCACTCCAGCACGCAGCCGCCCGCGGCCGCAAACTCACCCCGCCAGGCGCGCTCCTGATGTTAATCGACAGTAAATACCAGCGCCTTCCTCAGGCGGTCAAGGAACTTGTCAAATTAATAGAGACGGCACCCCAATTCAAAGTCAAGGTACCACCTCCCTGGCGGGAAACCATTTCGAGCTTGAGCGACCTCTTTCTCAAATTTGGCTTGGCTACCGAACAGAATCTGGAAAACGTTTTGAAGGCTTTGAAAGAGCTTGTCTTGCTCCAGGCGGAAGTTACCGAGCTTGCCTCCGGGGCCCAGGCGGGGATAACAGCCCAATACGTGCTCAACAGCGATCTTGAGGCCACCGGTAACGTTCAGGTAACGGGCCAGGGAGCATTCAATTCAAATATCCGGGCCGGTGGTGGCGTTCGGGTCCTGGGCATCTTCCGCGGTGGTGAAATAGAAGCCCAGGATAATGTTTTTATCGGCCTCGCCGGATCCGATATCGCGGTCAAAACGGTCATTAAAGTGCCCAGCAATAAAAAGATTGAGATCAAGAAGTCCTATCCCGGCGTGGTACTTTACGTAGGCAGACAGGTAGCCGAGATCACCAAACCGCAGCGCGAGATTCACACCGGCCTTGATAGCGAAGGGCGCCTCGAAATCAGCGCCATCTCCTGGGAACCCGAAACCCAGGATAAAGGGAAAGAGCCCTCTGCCTGACCGCTGGAAACGCTGACCAAAACAACCGCCGGGGTCAAACGTCTCCTGCCGCACCGCTGCCGGTGGTCTTACGCCGTGCGAAGCGCAACTGCGTTACGGGAAATGGCCTCCCGGTAAAGCTGTAAGTACTCCACCGCCGACCGCGCCCACGAAAAGTCCAAAAGCATCGCGTTCTTCACCAGGCGCTGCCAGACATCGGGATTATCCCGGTAGAGTTTTAGAGCGCGGGCAATCGCGGCGTAAAGTTCCCTACCACTATAGCCGGTGAAAACAAAACCGTTACCGCAAAGTGTCGCCGGGTTGAACTCCGTTACCGTGTCGGCTAACCCCCCCGTAGCCCGCACCACCGGAATTGTTCCGTAACGCATGGCGATCAACTGCCCCAGACCGCAAGGTTCAAACCGCGAGGGCATTAAGAATATATCCGCCCCCGCGTAAATGCGCTGGGCCAGGACGGGGTTGAAGCCGAGTTGTAGCCCGATCTTTTGCGGGTAAGACCGCTTGAGTCTTTCGAACATCTTATGGTAATAGGGGTCGCCGGTGCCTAAAACGACAAGCTGGATATCGAGCTGCATTAATTCTTCGGCAATTTCGTCGATGAGGTCCAGCCCCTTCTGCGCTACCAGCCGGGAGACGATTCCCAATACCGGAACGTCCTTGATTGGCAGGTCCATTTCTTTTTGCAGGGCGAACTTGTTTTCCTTTTTATCCGCAATGTTATCGGCGCTGTAGTTCCGGTGGATGCGCGGGTCGGTGGCCGGGTTGAATTCGTGGTAGTTGATCCCGTTCACAATTCCGTACAGGTCCTTGGCGCGCATCCGCAAGAGACCGTCCATCCGCTCCCCGAAGGCCGGCGTCTGAATCTCCTGGGCGTAGGTCTTACTCACCGTGCTGATGACGTCCGCGTAAAGGATGCCCGCTTTCATAAAGCTAAAGGTACCGTAAAACTCGAGGCGATCAGGGCGGAAGTAGTCGTCACCGAGATTAAAGAGCCGCAGCGTTTCCCGCGGGAAATTTCCCTGGTACTGCAGGTTGTGAATTGTGTAAACGGCAGAAATCTTCTGGTAGAACGGGTCGTGTGCGTAGTGCGTCTTGAGGAGCAGGGGAATCGGCCCCGTCTGCCAGTCGTTGCAGTGGATGATATCCGGCTGCCATCCCAGCCGGGGCAACATCTCCAGCACGGCGAAGCAAAAGAAGGCGAAGCGCTCGGCATCATCAGGGAAGGCGTAGATCCCGTCCCGGTAGAAGTAGTGGTAGTTCCCGGTGAGGTAAACGGGAATCTCGCGCGTCTGCCCCTTGTACTGGGCTTCAATCTTTGCCTTCCTTAGGATACAGGTTCTTAACCGTCCCGCGAGCGAAACGGGAAAATCGAGGGCGTAATCCACACCTTCGATTCCCTTGTAGTGCGGGAGGACAATACGGACATCATTACCCTGCTCGTTGGCGCCGAAGGCCAGGGCTTTCGGCAAGGAACCGGCAACATCGGCCAAGCCCCCCACCTTGGCAAAAGGAACGACTTCCGAAGCAACCATCAGGATCTTTAAAGGGCGGTCAAACACCGGCGCGCACCTCCTGGACCGCAGAGATAACCTCCGGGCACCATTTCCCCGCCTCCCGCAAGGCGGCAGCGGCCATCTCCGGTGGGGTCGGATTAATGTAATAACCAGTGCCGAGCTCGAAGCCCGCGATAATCGTCAGCCGCGGGAGGATTTCAATATGCCAGTGATAGTCCTCCTCAGCAACGTCATTAACCGGGCAGGTATGCAGCACCAGGTTGTAAGGCGGGTCGTAAACCGTCCACGCCAGGCGCCGCAAGGACTCGCGCAGCACGTAAGCCAGATCGCGTACCCCGGCCTCGTCGATGTCCGCAAAATCACGCTGGTGCTTCTTGGGTAAAATCCACATCTCGAAAGGGAAGCGTGCCGCGTAGGGAACAAAAGATATAAAGTGGCTCGCCTCCACCACCACCCGCTCCCCGGTTGCCGCTTCATGCTGCCAAACGTCGCAATAAACGCATCTCCCTCGCTCCTCCCGGTAAGCGCGAACGCCGGCAAGCTCCTCCTTGATCTCGGCAGGGACCATCGGTATAGCGATCAGTTGGGAGTGGGCATGCTCAAGGGAAGCGCCCGCCACCGAGCCTTTATTCTTAAAAATAGAGATGTACTTCAGCCTGGTATCCCGGCGCAGGTCGAGGGAACGGGCCCGCCACGCCCAGATCACCTCCGCCACCTGCCATTCGGTCTGGTTGATCAGGTTCGGCTCGTGGTCGGTAGTCTCAACAATCACTTCGTGTGCGCCGACACCGCACCAGGTATAGTAGATGTCCTTACGGGTCATCTTGTTATCTTCTTCGACACGACAGGCCGGAAATTTATTGGGGACCACCCGGACCCACCAGCCCGGCCGGTTAGGTTCGCTACCCGGCTTCCGGAAAGCAAGCACTTCGGGCGGAGTATCACCCTCGTGCCCTTCGCAAAGCGGGCACCGCTCCTGCTTTTTCTGTTCCAGGGGCGGACGGTAATCCGTAGGGCGCTTCGCCCGCTCAGTGCTCACCGCAACCCACCGGTCCACCACCGGATCCTTACGCCACTCCGGCAAAACAGACTACCTCCCTTACTGTAAATAGTTGTCAGGCAGGAGGAGAAACAAGTTACTCGTTATATTAATATACCCGTCTTTTCTTGAAAAGCGCCCCCGGCGGAAAAAAAGCGGCAACATTTTTCTACCCGTACAGGATAAAGAAGGAAAAACTCGGTTTATCCCGAATACGATTCAATGGGAAACTTATGAAAGAGCCGGGGTGAAAAAGGTGGGCAGAATGCAGGGCGTGCAGATCAAGGGAACTCGCGACGGTCTGGTAATCATGCTCAATCCGGCCCGTACTTTCGATGAACTTAAAGAAAGCCTGCTCCGCCAGTTAGAACAGGCCCGCGATTTCTTTAAAGGGGCACGCGTCACCTTTTATAACGGCCAAACCGAAATCCCTGCCGAGCACAGGGAGGAACTCCTCCGGATTGTGGCCCGCTACGGACTGATTTATACGGACAATATCACTTACCCGTATGCGGGTAGGCCTGCAGAGCGAAGCTCAACCGCCACGCCAAGCAGCGCTATCTGCTACAAGCACCAGCAAGTTCTTTCCCCCATACCGCCGGAGCCCGCCGTACTGCCGGAGATGGCTGAGCCCGCTCTGCTACTTAACCGGAGCCTCCGCGCAGGGCAAGCCGTTAAAACCGAAAGACACCTCGTCATCACCGGAGACGTTCACCCCGGTGCCCAGGTGAGCGCTGGTGGGAGCATTGTGGTTCTCGGCCACCTTGCCGGGCGGGCGGCCGCAGGCCTTTACGGTGACCGCACCACGGTGGTCGTCGCCGGCCGCCTTGCTCCTGTAGCTCTCTCCATCGCCGGCATCAGTGCTACACCGCCGACCAAGACGTTAGTCGCTGCTAAGGCCGTGCTCGAGGGAGATAAGATCGTTTACCGTTCGTTTTACAGGTGAGCGGCTCCATTTTTCCCCGGTCACTTTTGCCGTAAGAGCAAAACCTTGCGGTAGGATAACGCCGGATCTACCTCCGAAACCGTTACCTCGCCTCCGTCCCTTCGAGCATCCGGCTCGTCAGGAGCAGCCCGCAGATTGTCTTGGCGTCACATATCTCCCCGTGCAGAACCATACCCAGCGCCTCCGCAAAGGGCAGCCGGACGACCTCTAAAAACTCCCCGTCGTCCGGCGACGCCGTGCCGGGAGTCAGCTCCCTTGCCAGGTAAAGGTGCGTAAGTTCGTTTGCGAAACCCGGAGTCGGGTAAAACCGGCCGATGAATTCCAAACGCCCGGCCTGAAGGCCCACCTCTTCGGCCAACTCCCGTCGCGCGCAAGCCTCGGGCTCCTCGCCGGCCTCGATCTTGCCTGCCGGAATCTCGATCAACTCTCTGCCGACCGGGTGGCGGTACTGCCGGACCATGATAACCTCAAGCGTCTCGGTGAGCGGCACAATGGCAACCGCGCCGGAATACTCGACCACCTCGCGCGTGCTTATCCTGCCATCGGGCAGGAGCACCCGGTCGACGCGGACATTCAGGATCTTACCTCGGAAAGGATATTCGGAACTCAGGATTTTTTCCTTGAAGAGCAAAGCGCTACACCCCCTCAACTCAAGGTCTTTAGCGCAGCGCGCAAAGCGCCCACGCCCATCTGCGCCAGCACCACGCAATCTTCAGTGCTGAGATACCCGGGAACCGTACCGTCAAAGAGAATGCTGCCGTTGGGCGGAAACTCCGCGTCACCACCCCAGACGATAAAGGTTACGGGGACGCGCGGCAAAGCCAGAAGCTCGACGGCCGCATCCCCGAAAGGCACAGGCTTCCCACCCAGCCGCTCCCCCGCCCTTAAGAGCAGTGGTGGTTCCTTGCCAAACGTCGCCACCAAGGGCCGGATAACTCTGTTCGTGAAAGGCACGTTGTAGATAAAGCCATCGGGCAATTCCTTGAAAGAAACCTTCTCTCCTTCTGGTAGCAGGCCGGATGCTCGCGTCAGGTAGTGCAGCAGGAGGATTTCTACCGCAGGCGCCACATCTTCCCCGTCCCGAACAGGCAAGGCGTACTCGCGCCCGTAAAGCGGCACTACAAGCCTTCCCTCAAGATCGATCCTTACCCCTGCTTTGACGCCCATAACGGAGGTAACCCGCCGCCGGAATTCCTCCCGCGCCAGGTGTAAGGCCTTTTCGAGGTTTATCATTCTCTCACCCCGATAGCTTTCTAGGCTGAAGCCGCACCATCATGCCGGCAGTAGTTTCACCGATAGCCTTCCCGGCCCATCCTCCACTTTTTACGCCGGGGCAAGACCAAGCACCGCCACCTCATCGTGGTCCAATATTTGCAGTACTCCTACCCCCTCCACATGACACCAGAATTCCCGGGGAGACAGAGGTTTCTTCCCGTCGGGTTCGATCAGAACCCGCACGCGTGGGTAAAGCGAGAAACCGGGGCGGTTTTCGGTAACTACGGCCACGGCTTGATCACTGAGGCGCACCACACTCCCTACCGGGAAGGCCGCGATATTATAAAGGAAAGCCTCCACCAATTCGTGGTCAAACCAGAAATTACCGGTGCCGGCCAGCATCTCGTACGCCTCGTGAGGCTGGTAAGCCCGCCGGTGTAGCCGGTCCGCTGTTAAAGCGTCGTAGATGTCAGCCATCCCGGTCAACTGTGCCACCGGCGGAATCATGCTTCCGGTTAAGCCGTCCGGATATCCTTGCCCGTCCAGACGCTCGTGGTGTGAGCGCGCGACGACCCTGGCCACGGCATAGTGCTCAAGCATCTTTTCGCCGTAAATGGTATGTTTTTTGATCGCTTCAAACTCTTCCTTACTCAACTTCCGGGGCTTATTGAGCACCTCAGCCGGAACGCGTACCATGCCGATATCATGCAGGAGCGCCCCCAGCGCAAGGTCGTGGAGTTGCTCCGGGCCCCAGCCAAGGGTTGCCCCGGCCATCACCGCAAGGACGCACACGTTTACCGAGTGGCAAAAAAGGTACTCGGCCTCGGCGCGGATATCGATGAGGCTGTAAAGCGCTCCCCTGCTACCAAGCACCTGATTGACAATATCGTTAACCCTTTCGTGCACCTCAGGTGGAAGGCTGAGGGCCCTTGCTTTCGGCGTATCTTTAAAAAGGCACTTTACCGTCTCGACCGCTTTATGCCTGGTTTCCTCACTTATGACGTGCACGAGCTCAATATCGTCGAGAAGTCCGTCGTCAACGTAAATTGAAGGAATACCAAGCTCGCTCAGTCTATCTATATAACGGCGCGTGAGGATTACGCCCTTCCCAAGCCAGATCCGGCCGTTTTCGTCATAAACCGGTTGTCCGACCTTCATTCCCGGAATCAGTTTCGCAACTGGCAAACGCCGCATTCAGGTACTCCCCCGCCACAAGAAACCGCTATTTCTGCCGGTGCCACCCGTTGGGACATCTGAACCAGTCTGTCTCCATTGTTTCTCTTAAAAGACTTTCGCCATACTTAATAATAACGCTTCTGCCGGGATATAGCTATAAAAAGAATGCTATTTAAGGAGGATTCCTTACATGGCCTTGATGCGGCGGCGTGATCCTTTTCGCGATCCTTTCGGCGAAATCACCACCCTGCGGGAGCAGATGAACCGGCTGTGGGACGTCTTGCGACCGGGCTTTGGCTTCCGCTGGGGGGCCCCCATCGAAGCAGCGACACCGCGCATGGACATCTACCAGACGGAAAATGAGGTAGTAGCGGTCGCTGAAATTCCGGGGCTTGAATCGAAGGATGACGTAGAAGTTACCGTCACTGAAGACTCCCTAACCTTGCGCGGCGAGCTGAAGCGCGGTTACGAGCAGCAAGGAGAAGGAATCTACCATGCAGAGCGCTATTACGGGAGCTTCAGCCGGACGGTCGGACTCCCGGTAGAGGTCAAACCTGAGGAAGCAACCGCCAATTACCGTAACGGTATCCTCGAAATCCGGATGCCGAAAAGCGAAGCCGGCAAGCGCCGGTCGGTCCGCGTTCCTGTCCATTAATGATTTTCGTCCGGGAGTATCCGGCCTGCTCACCAAAAATCGTATGAAGGGCGCTTGCAGCAGCGTCCTTTATTCTTTCGGGAGCCGGTTTTTTACTTCCCGCACCAATTCCTCCACCCCCGGAAGCCTGCCGGCCGCGAGAACTTCCCGGCCGAGAATAACCACCGGCAGCGGGAGGTTTGCCGCGCGAATGGCT
It encodes the following:
- the aspS gene encoding aspartate--tRNA ligase, whose protein sequence is MGLQVYRSDYCGDLAARDVGRKVILAGWVHRRRDHGGLIFIDLRDREGIVQVVFSPEVSAEAFKIAEAVRGEYVLRVEGEVRRRPPGTENPRLKTGEVEVYATACNILNRAKTPPFLIEDEINVDEDLRLRYRYLDLRRPEMQEAIRMRHRAAKAVRDFLDAHGFWEIETPMLTKSTPEGARDYLVPSRVNPGRFYALPQSPQLFKQILMVAGMDRYFQIVRCFRDEDLRADRQPEFTQIDIEMSFVDVDDVLSLSEALIAAVCREVAGVEVKTPFPRLTYADAMEFYGTDKPDLRYGMRLTDVSDLVAGSEFKVFAGAVAAGGCVKGIAVPGAASFSRREIDELTRYAALFGAKGLAYIQLTPEGPKSPILKFFKPGEIEALAGRLEAGTGDLLLFVADRRPVVQRSLGALRTHLAAMLGLVPAGFAFLWVVDFPLLEYDETEQRYVAVHHPFTAPREEDIPLLATDPGRVRAKAYDLVLNGVELGGGSIRIHRREVQEELFRAIDLRPEEAAEKFGFLLEAFEYGAPPHGGIAFGFDRLLMLLLGRKTIRDVIPFPKTQSAQDLMTGAPAPVTAHQLAELHIRLQLKEPAVARAQVSGPLVGSKGN
- the hisS gene encoding histidine--tRNA ligase codes for the protein MKKPRGVADILPGETERWQYLERVIRELTRVYGYREIRTPIFEFTELFQRGVGEDTDIVMKEMYSFRDRRGRSLTLRPEGTAGVVRAFIENGLHKWPQPVKLYYVGPMFRYDRPQTGRYRQFHQFGAEVFGTAEPVADAEVICLLMDFYARVGLRGLQLEINSVGCMSCRQALVAALREYFRGKAGGLCSHCLERVERNPLRILDCKEEGCRELLKEAPVPLDFLCGGCRSHFAAVQKELAACGVSFLVNGRLVRGLDYYTGTAFEVLVPGIGAQSAIGGGGRYDKLVETCGGPPTPGVGFAVGLERTLLALAEQGVELPGAAAPEVFVAFAGERAAGRVPAILRRLRAAGIATERDYSGRGLKGQLKQANKRAARWVVIVGEEELDRGNVSVRAMETGEQVEVPEVALVSWLKERLGQ
- a CDS encoding TIGR04086 family membrane protein, with translation MGLELEKERSRGLNLIAIGRGTLMGAVASLTGTLLMAALFYFTSLSERTFPYIVSFVLFLSGMLGGSLAARSAGNRGLIHGLAAGTALFLLLWLAAVAVLPGPVTSGMLLKKFFLLASGGALGGFLGIALLP
- a CDS encoding M24 family metallopeptidase, yielding MPEELLQGEVYRRVQGLQRRLQAEGITAALLTQSADILYYSGTCQSGHLYIPAEGEPVFMVRRDYEQARLTAALKNVVPLRRFGEIPGILSGFGLPVPEVLGCECDVLPVSIYLRYQKLFPGTRFVDVSGFIRQQRAVKSPYEIEILAESGRRLDQMLATVPRVAEVGRTEVEMAGLLEGEARRLGHQGLVRFRGMNYDFFMGHLLTGPSGAAPSSFDGPVSGLGLDPSFAFGAGWRRLKADEPLYVDYGFAYRGYITDATRVFVIGELSGRLARAHAVALEIQAAVLEAVRPGVTGGALYELAVAMARKADLADNFQGWRQPVRFIGHGVGLELNELPVLAAGVEETLAPGMVFALEPKFVFPGEGAVGIENTVVVTANGVERLTNFPDGIYQLR
- a CDS encoding DUF342 domain-containing protein, with translation MSESQLVEPGVAWVKDGKVFVRDPGENGPPALISPGQGIRLIVNGTEQQGLTPVYEKDKIEIIPETHEEPGRIAVLVAPTKFKAYLDVRLTKRTTYRLADTEPQQNLVLEAVPVTEELMPLDKEGLYRLLAENRVTHGILEAALASLYEKPTNGRLLIAEGKSPEPPVDEKVLITCCIDGEARPVILENGTADYRNLGRFPSVEAGAVLAVKQPGIPGKPGFRVDGEPVQPPPKTVELEAGPGATLSPDAKSVIATVSGRPVIRQAGNRYLCSVEPYLKIKGDVNLETGHIIFKGDVEIAGSVREAMRVEAAGKVFVGGEVAEATIVAEGDVIARSIIGSTVRAGGPKVYYEKVRQTVTEVAQLLTQALRNVEPALQHAAARGRKLTPPGALLMLIDSKYQRLPQAVKELVKLIETAPQFKVKVPPPWRETISSLSDLFLKFGLATEQNLENVLKALKELVLLQAEVTELASGAQAGITAQYVLNSDLEATGNVQVTGQGAFNSNIRAGGGVRVLGIFRGGEIEAQDNVFIGLAGSDIAVKTVIKVPSNKKIEIKKSYPGVVLYVGRQVAEITKPQREIHTGLDSEGRLEISAISWEPETQDKGKEPSA
- the glgA gene encoding glycogen synthase GlgA — protein: MFDRPLKILMVASEVVPFAKVGGLADVAGSLPKALAFGANEQGNDVRIVLPHYKGIEGVDYALDFPVSLAGRLRTCILRKAKIEAQYKGQTREIPVYLTGNYHYFYRDGIYAFPDDAERFAFFCFAVLEMLPRLGWQPDIIHCNDWQTGPIPLLLKTHYAHDPFYQKISAVYTIHNLQYQGNFPRETLRLFNLGDDYFRPDRLEFYGTFSFMKAGILYADVISTVSKTYAQEIQTPAFGERMDGLLRMRAKDLYGIVNGINYHEFNPATDPRIHRNYSADNIADKKENKFALQKEMDLPIKDVPVLGIVSRLVAQKGLDLIDEIAEELMQLDIQLVVLGTGDPYYHKMFERLKRSYPQKIGLQLGFNPVLAQRIYAGADIFLMPSRFEPCGLGQLIAMRYGTIPVVRATGGLADTVTEFNPATLCGNGFVFTGYSGRELYAAIARALKLYRDNPDVWQRLVKNAMLLDFSWARSAVEYLQLYREAISRNAVALRTA